One Streptomyces sp. R28 DNA window includes the following coding sequences:
- a CDS encoding DUF5753 domain-containing protein, whose protein sequence is MGVGGRTPRCRAGLRSPRRTPRRGLDWWDGYRETLPSGLLDLAELEHHAVAIRTAQISHIPGMFQTVDYARLIFRQSIPQLSPPEIEYRVSHRIKRQGILFSDAPTPYTAIVHEAALRMRFGGRDVTREQLRHVVEMSERDHVTVLVTPYDAGVFPGAGQTVLYAEGPVPQLDTVQLDSEHGSVFLHADLLLEKYRTFMTRFEAVALKESASRDLIHEIIDDL, encoded by the coding sequence GTGGGAGTCGGAGGGCGTACGCCCAGGTGTCGGGCGGGGCTACGGTCGCCACGACGGACTCCCAGAAGGGGCCTCGACTGGTGGGACGGGTACCGCGAGACCCTGCCCTCAGGCCTCCTCGACCTCGCCGAACTGGAACACCACGCCGTCGCGATCCGCACGGCCCAGATCTCCCACATCCCGGGCATGTTCCAGACCGTCGACTACGCCCGCCTGATCTTCAGACAGTCCATCCCTCAGCTGTCCCCACCCGAGATCGAGTACCGCGTCTCACACCGCATCAAGCGGCAGGGCATCCTCTTCTCGGACGCGCCGACCCCGTACACGGCGATCGTCCACGAAGCCGCGCTACGGATGCGGTTCGGCGGCCGGGACGTCACTCGCGAACAACTGCGGCACGTCGTCGAGATGAGTGAGCGGGACCACGTGACGGTCCTGGTGACCCCTTACGACGCCGGTGTCTTTCCCGGCGCCGGCCAAACCGTCCTGTACGCGGAAGGGCCAGTCCCCCAACTGGACACGGTGCAGCTCGACTCCGAGCATGGGTCCGTGTTCCTCCACGCCGACCTACTGCTGGAGAAGTACCGCACGTTCATGACCCGCTTCGAAGCAGTCGCTCTCAAGGAGTCCGCTTCCCGAGACCTGATCCACGAGATCATCGACGATCTGTGA
- a CDS encoding DUF397 domain-containing protein: MPTLHWQKSSYSSEGNNCLELATGPDGTIRLRESDTPSIAVSLDAPVLSSLLTATRRGIGSRRPRSQSSVTPQ, translated from the coding sequence GTGCCCACCCTCCACTGGCAGAAGTCGTCTTACAGCAGCGAGGGAAACAACTGCCTCGAACTGGCCACTGGACCCGACGGAACGATCCGCCTCCGCGAGTCCGACACTCCCTCGATCGCTGTCTCCCTCGACGCCCCAGTCCTTTCCTCACTCTTGACAGCCACCCGCCGGGGCATAGGCAGCCGACGCCCGCGGAGTCAATCCTCGGTGACGCCGCAGTAG
- a CDS encoding polymorphic toxin-type HINT domain-containing protein, with the protein MFGRSSHVRRRHLRRLHRAVVPALGAVLLVGLLPAQSLALPPDPAVEEKGRETLDLETLDQDEPVAGETFERDLETLKVEVPEDQQAAPAGTATAPVADSGTVSFGTAASATTQASARTGTTARQVALSPVDDLPVSLGQAPDRPAPTGTWSVQVFDRTAPVSQGVDGAVVKVQAPDTGTVPISVKLDYAKFKNLYGADWASRLRFVQFPECYLTTPDVEACQVYEELETTNDTKAQSITATVDTAADGTVTPASATTTDSDGPSVAQAAYRTSATPATPAAATGDAAVIGAVDSGGGAGGTFKATPLVSNGKWEAGGSSGAFTWSYPLTVPAAPAGPAPTISFNYNSQTVDGRVAVSSPQSSWIGEGWDYDPGHIERRYRTCQDDRKALKSGTPNNTAKKDKTSDLCWVSYNAVMSLGGRSVELVRDAPTGSNPETDTEIYRPQSDDGTRVERRTGGANGDNNGEYWMVTTRDGTKYYFGLNQVGGGHADTSSVSTVPVFGNHPGEPCHATSFADSRCGAGKKQAWRWGLDKVVDVHGNVMVVNWKQETNYYAVKKKFKSPEQYDRYAYPTSIEYGMRPSDLTKPSATVEFGVKQRCLKSETGCDPANFAKTDDPGAYRPWWDTPGNLNCKSTSKLCPSFPSFWTQIRLDTVTTKGARAAQTGLGKVDTYQLHQSFPEDWYDTAPGLWLNSITRRGFAPGDSTGTLQHKDGVSFAEYSVGSTSPLHDRLKDRQLPNLVSSGPKDQRPAFTRPRIGTVATEYGGDIEVEYKGGCAAEPSEDKGERNGTCYPVRWSPDGDEKTPAKSWFNKYVVDSVTETDKVTSHGKPVHTTYQYTDSAWAKSDDEFTRPSLRTYSVWRGYRQVAVTKGSRTTNQLNFPQAQSYSETRYFQGVGGTVKDSTEKHTLLADDAPQYAGMTAETITYRDADKRIHKRTLNYPWSKQTASRSREAENGTDMDPLLAHRIGIERTEEIQPVDSSWRAVRTLTTVDDTYGLPIQVETAVVKPNGSTGETLSDQTCTKTSYVHNTSAWLIGLPKEQRSTGTACAAHDTADPATKLIKAVRNSYDGLAYGETPTKGLVTSAAGVNGAGTSYSVVTKTTYDPLGRIRTITKPEVGTTETQYTPADAGGPVTSVKTINAKGHAVTTTFDPGRSLALTATDANGRVTRYEYDALGRLVKGWSPSRSSGGKSPDVEIAYQAAVATSAETRPAAVTTKTLKDDGTYSRQVTIYDGLMRQVQTQSEAHGPGRIITDTKYDDHGLASEQTSGYLAKGEPAADLFAPRSKALIPSRVTYGYDGLERPSIQLTYHGDAYRYAAYTFHDDTSAFTDPLGSTAPQTRTYTDALGRVTAIRHYKDNAATTNWEPATSENSGRKTTYEYDARGYRTKVTDPAGNTWTYTYDARGRVTSTTDPDTGKTETWYDDADRPVKVTDAKSRTTYTDYDELGRVTFVREGSATAAPVKSFTYDSLPGALGQPVASTRHTSGGDYINRVTGYDTDYRPTGSETVIPSNPLTAGLAGTYAYAYASTQTGKPLSVTLPAVGGLAKEKVVTRYNGDGLAESTSGLTWYTSDATYSPYGEVLRTVSSSQPYRVWTTNFVDPHTGSLQRTVTDRETSGPHRITDSYYSYDVSGTITSTARELSEASGVKWDTQCFTYDVMGELVNAWTSNITPARNATGCKASNGATWGYRTDYRTSSGPVAHAPDTAGDKSSPDASLSSTLAATAPDATTVATGATAYHQSFTFDWLGNRATLTEHDPADATKNVTYTYGYGTTAQPHTMKSISSNPSGMGSSYTYDDVGNTEVRDLPATTQDLTWTSENKLDTITDDGKKTTYVYDAAGNRILENSPSGSTLYLGETEVTTGATGAITKASRSYAQPGAPTVTRTTSNGATTGHKLNVLLADHLGTANTTVEVSSGQPVTRRAFKPYGELRGPKPSTWPNKRSYLGVGIDDAATGLTHIGAREYDQNSGRFLSADPIIDIADPLQMNGYSYAKNSPISTSDPDGLKPVTLCDSGCSKDGDTYRDWMTPNGDGTWSYHYENSHYVHDSTGNLHSVVRTGSDLPGLGKKTVHKPFDLSVQRTVFKALATVFLPDPTDWKECLSGSGATSCFMAGTDLPFAKALKLVPDSVIKKGIKAVEDWFKKCKCFLAGTDVLMADGETKDIEDIKVGDEVLATDPKTGETGPRKVIRLIVTEDDKYFNELSIATENGIDKLTATHEHPFWSPSERDWVEAGDLKPGMTLLTDDGDTVIVTGNRPFTKHARTYNLTVDDLHTYYVLAGATPVLVHNSSCPAFKDDPYHPDQVQSRIDAGRKAWAEIPREVHNTVNGIESGRVRQRINSTGPDWFNANGNTSSPWYNATIFTGVGSAATKTRVLVRSDGVVGYVLGHNYNKVIEYGYARLPNQYVPRP; encoded by the coding sequence GTGTTCGGTCGCTCTTCGCATGTCCGTCGCCGACATCTGCGTCGTCTGCACAGGGCTGTCGTACCGGCCCTCGGCGCCGTCCTGCTCGTGGGCCTTCTGCCCGCGCAGTCGTTGGCCCTGCCGCCCGACCCGGCGGTCGAGGAGAAGGGTCGCGAGACCCTGGACCTGGAGACGCTCGACCAGGACGAGCCGGTCGCCGGCGAGACCTTCGAGCGGGACCTGGAGACCCTGAAGGTCGAGGTCCCCGAGGACCAGCAAGCGGCTCCGGCAGGCACGGCCACCGCTCCGGTCGCCGACTCCGGGACGGTCAGTTTCGGTACGGCGGCGTCGGCCACGACGCAGGCCTCGGCCCGCACGGGGACGACCGCCCGGCAGGTCGCCCTGTCCCCCGTCGACGACCTCCCCGTCAGCCTCGGGCAGGCCCCGGACCGGCCGGCCCCCACCGGCACCTGGTCCGTCCAGGTCTTCGACCGCACCGCGCCCGTGTCCCAGGGCGTCGACGGTGCCGTGGTCAAGGTGCAGGCGCCCGACACGGGCACGGTCCCGATCTCGGTCAAGCTCGACTACGCCAAGTTCAAGAACCTGTACGGCGCCGACTGGGCCTCCCGCCTGCGCTTCGTCCAGTTCCCCGAGTGCTACCTGACCACGCCGGACGTCGAGGCGTGCCAGGTGTACGAGGAACTGGAGACGACCAACGACACCAAGGCCCAGTCGATCACGGCGACGGTCGACACGGCGGCCGACGGCACCGTGACCCCGGCCTCGGCGACGACCACCGACTCCGACGGCCCGTCCGTCGCCCAGGCCGCCTACCGCACATCGGCCACCCCGGCCACTCCGGCTGCCGCGACCGGAGACGCCGCGGTCATCGGCGCGGTCGACTCCGGCGGCGGCGCGGGCGGCACCTTCAAGGCCACGCCCCTGGTCTCCAACGGCAAGTGGGAGGCGGGCGGTTCCTCCGGCGCGTTCACTTGGTCGTACCCGCTGACGGTGCCCGCGGCTCCGGCCGGCCCGGCCCCCACCATCTCCTTCAACTACAACTCCCAGACGGTGGACGGCCGTGTCGCGGTGTCCTCCCCCCAGTCCTCCTGGATAGGAGAGGGCTGGGACTACGACCCCGGCCACATCGAGCGCCGCTACCGCACCTGCCAGGACGACCGCAAGGCGCTGAAGTCCGGCACGCCCAACAACACGGCCAAGAAGGACAAGACGTCCGACCTGTGCTGGGTGTCGTACAACGCGGTGATGTCGCTGGGCGGCCGGAGCGTAGAGCTGGTGCGAGACGCGCCGACGGGCAGCAACCCCGAGACCGACACCGAGATCTACCGTCCCCAGAGCGACGACGGCACTCGCGTCGAGCGCCGCACCGGCGGCGCCAACGGTGACAACAACGGCGAGTACTGGATGGTCACGACTCGGGACGGCACCAAGTACTACTTCGGCCTCAACCAGGTGGGCGGCGGCCACGCGGACACGAGCTCCGTTTCCACAGTCCCCGTCTTCGGCAACCACCCCGGAGAACCCTGCCACGCCACCTCCTTCGCCGACTCCCGCTGTGGCGCCGGCAAGAAGCAGGCCTGGCGCTGGGGCCTGGACAAGGTCGTCGACGTGCACGGCAACGTGATGGTCGTCAACTGGAAGCAGGAGACGAACTACTACGCCGTAAAGAAGAAGTTCAAGTCTCCCGAACAGTACGACCGTTACGCCTACCCGACGTCGATCGAGTACGGCATGCGCCCGTCCGACCTGACCAAGCCGTCCGCCACCGTCGAGTTCGGCGTCAAGCAGCGCTGCCTGAAGTCGGAGACGGGCTGCGACCCCGCCAACTTCGCCAAGACCGACGACCCCGGCGCGTACCGCCCCTGGTGGGACACCCCCGGCAATCTCAACTGCAAGTCCACGTCGAAGCTGTGCCCGTCGTTCCCGTCCTTCTGGACACAGATACGCCTGGACACGGTGACGACCAAGGGCGCCCGCGCCGCCCAGACCGGCCTCGGCAAGGTGGACACGTACCAGCTCCACCAGTCCTTCCCCGAGGACTGGTACGACACGGCCCCCGGCCTGTGGCTCAACTCGATCACCCGTCGCGGCTTCGCCCCCGGCGACAGCACCGGCACCCTCCAGCACAAGGACGGCGTCAGCTTCGCCGAGTACTCGGTCGGCTCCACCTCGCCCCTGCACGACCGCCTGAAGGACCGCCAACTGCCGAACCTGGTGTCGAGCGGTCCGAAGGACCAGCGCCCCGCTTTCACGCGCCCGCGCATCGGCACGGTCGCCACGGAGTACGGCGGTGACATCGAGGTCGAGTACAAGGGCGGCTGTGCCGCCGAGCCGTCCGAGGACAAGGGCGAGAGGAACGGCACCTGTTACCCCGTCCGCTGGTCGCCCGACGGTGACGAGAAGACACCCGCGAAGTCCTGGTTCAACAAGTACGTCGTCGACTCCGTGACCGAGACCGACAAGGTCACCTCCCACGGCAAGCCCGTTCACACGACGTACCAGTACACGGACTCCGCCTGGGCCAAGAGCGATGACGAGTTCACCCGCCCGTCCCTGCGCACGTACAGCGTCTGGCGTGGCTATCGCCAGGTGGCCGTCACCAAGGGCAGCAGAACCACCAACCAGCTCAACTTCCCGCAGGCCCAGTCGTACTCCGAGACCCGGTACTTCCAGGGAGTCGGTGGGACGGTCAAGGACTCCACGGAGAAGCACACGCTGCTCGCCGACGACGCACCGCAGTACGCGGGCATGACGGCGGAGACCATCACCTACCGGGACGCCGACAAGCGGATCCACAAGCGCACGCTCAACTACCCCTGGTCGAAGCAGACCGCGTCCCGCTCGCGGGAGGCCGAGAACGGCACGGACATGGATCCCCTGCTCGCGCACCGCATCGGGATCGAGCGCACCGAGGAGATCCAGCCGGTCGACAGCAGCTGGCGGGCCGTCCGGACGCTGACGACGGTCGACGACACATACGGCCTGCCGATCCAGGTGGAGACCGCGGTGGTCAAGCCGAACGGCAGCACCGGTGAGACCCTCTCCGACCAGACCTGCACCAAGACCTCGTATGTGCACAACACGTCCGCGTGGCTGATCGGTCTGCCGAAGGAGCAGCGCAGTACGGGCACGGCCTGCGCGGCCCACGACACGGCGGACCCGGCGACCAAGCTCATCAAGGCGGTGCGGAACAGCTACGACGGCCTGGCGTACGGCGAGACGCCGACGAAGGGGCTGGTCACCTCCGCTGCCGGGGTCAACGGCGCGGGAACCTCGTACTCGGTCGTCACCAAGACCACGTACGACCCACTGGGCCGCATCCGCACCATCACCAAGCCGGAGGTCGGCACCACAGAGACGCAGTACACGCCTGCGGATGCGGGCGGGCCGGTCACCTCGGTGAAGACGATCAACGCCAAGGGTCATGCCGTCACAACGACCTTCGACCCGGGCCGCAGCCTGGCGCTGACGGCCACCGATGCCAACGGCCGGGTCACGCGCTACGAGTACGACGCCCTCGGCCGCCTGGTGAAGGGCTGGTCGCCTTCGCGTTCCTCGGGCGGCAAGTCCCCGGACGTGGAGATCGCGTACCAGGCGGCGGTGGCCACCTCCGCCGAGACCAGGCCCGCCGCTGTCACCACGAAGACGCTGAAGGACGACGGTACGTACAGCCGTCAGGTGACGATCTACGACGGCCTGATGCGCCAGGTCCAGACCCAGTCCGAGGCGCACGGCCCCGGCCGGATCATCACCGACACGAAGTACGACGACCATGGCCTGGCCAGTGAGCAGACGAGCGGCTACCTCGCGAAGGGCGAGCCGGCGGCCGACTTGTTCGCGCCGAGATCGAAAGCGCTGATCCCGAGCCGGGTCACGTACGGCTACGACGGTCTGGAACGGCCGTCGATCCAGCTGACGTACCACGGCGATGCCTACCGGTACGCGGCGTACACCTTCCACGACGACACCAGCGCCTTCACGGACCCGTTGGGCTCGACCGCCCCTCAGACGCGCACGTACACCGACGCCCTCGGCCGGGTCACCGCGATCCGCCACTACAAGGACAACGCCGCCACGACCAACTGGGAACCGGCCACCTCGGAGAACAGCGGCCGCAAGACGACGTACGAGTACGACGCCCGCGGCTACCGCACGAAGGTCACCGACCCGGCAGGCAACACCTGGACCTACACATACGACGCCCGGGGCCGCGTGACGTCGACCACCGACCCGGACACCGGTAAGACGGAGACCTGGTACGACGACGCCGACCGCCCGGTCAAGGTGACGGACGCCAAGTCGCGGACGACGTACACGGACTACGACGAGCTCGGCCGGGTCACCTTCGTCCGTGAGGGCTCGGCAACCGCCGCCCCGGTCAAGTCGTTCACGTACGACAGCCTGCCGGGCGCGCTGGGCCAGCCGGTCGCCTCGACCCGGCACACGTCGGGCGGCGACTACATCAACCGGGTCACCGGCTACGACACCGACTACCGGCCCACCGGCAGTGAGACGGTGATCCCGTCGAACCCGCTGACAGCAGGCCTGGCGGGCACGTACGCGTACGCGTACGCCTCCACCCAAACCGGCAAGCCGCTGTCGGTCACCTTGCCTGCCGTGGGCGGACTGGCGAAGGAGAAGGTCGTCACCCGCTACAACGGCGACGGCCTGGCCGAGTCGACCTCGGGCCTCACCTGGTACACGTCCGACGCCACCTACTCGCCGTACGGCGAGGTCCTGCGAACGGTGTCCAGCTCCCAGCCCTACCGGGTCTGGACCACCAACTTCGTCGACCCGCACACCGGCAGCCTCCAGCGCACGGTCACCGACCGCGAGACCTCCGGACCGCACCGCATCACGGACAGCTACTACTCGTACGACGTGTCCGGCACCATCACGTCGACCGCCCGCGAACTGTCGGAGGCTTCGGGCGTCAAGTGGGACACCCAGTGCTTCACGTACGACGTGATGGGCGAGCTGGTGAACGCCTGGACGTCGAACATCACCCCGGCCCGCAACGCCACCGGCTGCAAGGCGTCGAACGGCGCGACGTGGGGCTATCGCACCGACTACAGGACCTCCTCCGGCCCGGTGGCCCACGCCCCGGACACGGCGGGCGACAAGTCGAGCCCGGACGCCTCCTTGTCGTCGACTCTGGCGGCCACGGCTCCCGACGCGACGACCGTGGCCACGGGTGCGACGGCGTACCACCAGTCGTTCACCTTCGACTGGCTGGGCAACCGCGCCACCTTGACGGAACATGATCCGGCGGACGCGACCAAGAACGTCACCTACACGTACGGCTACGGCACCACCGCGCAGCCGCACACGATGAAGTCGATCAGCTCCAACCCGTCGGGCATGGGCAGCAGTTACACGTACGACGACGTGGGCAACACCGAGGTCCGCGACCTGCCCGCCACCACGCAGGACCTGACCTGGACGTCCGAGAACAAGCTCGACACGATCACGGACGACGGCAAGAAGACGACGTACGTCTACGACGCCGCCGGCAACCGCATCCTGGAGAACTCACCGTCGGGCTCGACGCTCTACCTGGGCGAGACGGAGGTGACGACGGGCGCAACGGGGGCGATCACCAAGGCTTCCCGCTCCTACGCTCAACCCGGCGCACCTACGGTGACCCGGACCACGAGCAACGGCGCGACGACGGGCCACAAGCTGAACGTCCTGCTCGCGGACCACCTCGGCACGGCGAACACGACAGTGGAAGTGTCGAGCGGCCAGCCCGTCACCCGCCGCGCCTTCAAGCCGTACGGGGAACTTCGCGGCCCCAAGCCGTCGACATGGCCGAACAAGCGCAGCTACCTGGGCGTGGGCATCGACGACGCGGCAACGGGTCTTACTCACATAGGCGCCCGCGAGTATGACCAGAACTCTGGCCGCTTCCTCTCCGCGGACCCGATCATCGATATCGCGGACCCGCTCCAGATGAACGGGTACAGCTACGCGAAGAACAGCCCGATCAGCACCAGCGACCCCGACGGCCTCAAGCCGGTCACCCTGTGCGACAGCGGGTGCTCCAAGGACGGCGACACCTACCGGGACTGGATGACCCCGAACGGTGACGGCACATGGAGCTATCACTACGAGAACTCCCACTACGTCCACGACTCGACAGGCAATCTGCACAGCGTGGTCAGGACGGGCAGTGATCTGCCGGGCCTCGGCAAGAAGACCGTGCACAAGCCTTTCGACCTGTCGGTTCAAAGGACTGTCTTCAAGGCCCTTGCCACGGTCTTCCTCCCCGATCCGACGGACTGGAAGGAATGTCTCTCCGGCTCTGGAGCAACGAGTTGCTTCATGGCGGGGACGGACCTTCCCTTTGCCAAAGCCCTGAAGCTGGTCCCCGATTCGGTGATCAAGAAGGGGATCAAGGCCGTCGAGGACTGGTTCAAGAAGTGCAAGTGCTTCCTCGCCGGCACCGACGTCTTGATGGCCGACGGCGAGACCAAGGACATCGAAGACATCAAGGTCGGAGACGAGGTCCTCGCCACCGACCCGAAAACCGGTGAGACAGGCCCCCGAAAGGTCATCCGCCTCATCGTCACCGAGGACGACAAGTACTTCAACGAGTTGTCCATCGCCACCGAGAACGGCATCGACAAGCTCACGGCCACACACGAGCATCCGTTCTGGTCCCCGTCTGAGCGGGACTGGGTCGAAGCGGGTGACCTCAAGCCGGGCATGACCCTGCTCACCGATGACGGAGACACCGTCATCGTCACGGGCAACCGTCCATTCACAAAGCACGCCCGCACGTACAACCTCACGGTTGACGACTTGCACACGTACTATGTGCTGGCGGGGGCGACGCCGGTACTGGTTCACAACAGCAGCTGTCCGGCGTTCAAGGATGATCCGTACCATCCGGATCAAGTGCAAAGTCGAATTGATGCTGGACGGAAAGCCTGGGCAGAAATTCCCAGGGAAGTTCACAATACGGTGAACGGCATCGAGAGCGGTCGGGTCAGGCAGCGAATCAACAGCACTGGACCTGACTGGTTCAATGCGAACGGAAATACTAGCAGTCCTTGGTATAATGCCACGATCTTCACCGGTGTGGGCTCGGCTGCGACCAAGACTCGAGTCCTCGTGCGAAGTGATGGGGTCGTAGGGTACGTACTCGGTCACAATTACAACAAGGTGATCGAGTATGGTTACGCCAGGCTTCCCAACCAGTATGTGCCAAGGCCTTGA